DNA from Podospora pseudopauciseta strain CBS 411.78 chromosome 5 map unlocalized CBS411.78m_5, whole genome shotgun sequence:
CTGCTCTTCAAGAGGGTCCGCCTCAACCGACAGCGACGTTGATATTGTCTACGAGCTGTCTGATGATGAGCCAGTCCAGGAGGCCAGCTATGGGAAATTCCTCCGCGGGGCATTGATCGACAATCCTAGGATGCATTCGCTCGGTTTTTTCCCTCGCATGTCGTGGAAATCTGATCCTattcagcctcctcctcctcctcctcctcctcctcctcctcctcctcctcctcctcctcctcctcctcagcagcgtCGACGGTCCACTGCCGCTAGGCCCACTTCGCGCGTTTCGTTAAGGCCGCAAAGCATGCACATCGTCACGACAATGGGACGGGAAGTGCAGAGCAGCAGGATTCCGATTGCGAGACTGGAAGAGAAGCCGTCGGTGGCGGAGAGCTCGGCGTCGTTGGACTCGCTGGACAAGTTCTTTTTGGAACACTTGGCGAGCAAGAAGGATAGAAAGAAGGGACGGACGATTGAGGGTCATCGGTTACCTTCTATTGGGGCCATCTTGAAGACTGTTTGGCCTACGCTTgataggagggggaggttacAGTTGATAGCTGGGTTGCTTTTGTGTCTGGTCATTGCGGCTGGCAACCCGGTTTTCTCCTTTATCTTTGCCAATCTCATTGGGGCGTTTTGGCTGCCTGAGGGGCTGGAGTCGGCGGGGAGCACGTGGGCGGGATACCTGGCGATTGTTGCGGTGGTTGATGCCAGTGCGACGTTTCTCGGGTACTTTTTCCTGGAGAAGGTTGCTCAGAAGTGGGTGAATGCGCTGAGGGCTGAGGCCATCAGACGGATCCTCAGCCAGCCCAAGTCTTGGTTCGACAAGGCGAATCATTCTCCTAACAGGATAACGCAATGCCTGGATCGGAACGCGGAAGAGATGAGGAAGTTGGTGGGCATGTTTCTGCCGATTGTGCTGACGGTTTCGTTGATGATTCTGACGTCGTTGGTTTGGGCGTTGATCATCAAGTGGGATCTTACTCTGGTGGCTTTGGCTGGTTTGCCTGTGGCTATTGCGGCTGCGAGGGGGAATGCGGCAATGAGCGACAAGTGGGAGTCGATTGCTAatgaggctgctgctgcgacgaGCGCCATCTTCAACGAGACGTTTGCCAACATCAAGGTTGTGCGGGCGCTGACTCTGGAGAGGTACTTTTCTGACAAGCACACCAAGTCTGCCCATTCGACGTATCTTTTGGGGTATAAGCGGGCTGGGTTTGTGGGCATCTTTTATGGCTTTTATCAGTCGATTGCTTTTTTCCTGACGGCGTTGGTGTTTTATTATGGGGCAAAGATTCTGAGCACCAATTCGACGACTGTTACGGATGTCATCAAGGTCATCAACCTCATTCTCTTCTCCCTAGGCACCTCGGTCATGGCGTTGAGCAACGTCCCTCAAATCGCTGCTTCAAAAGCCACCGCCACGCAGATCCTCTATTACGCCAACCTTCCCCACAACTCAAGCCACGAGGCCAAAGGAGACCGAAGAGTTGACTCCCCTCTTCCCGTGAAGATGACCAACCTCCGCTTCGCCTACCCTGGCTCCCCGAAGACGGAAGTCTTACGGAGCGTCAACCTCGAGATCCAACCGGGAACATGCACCGCAATCGTCGGCTCATCGGGCTGTGGAAAATCCACCATCGCGGCTTTACTTCTTGGGCTTTATGAACCACTAAACGACACCATCCCGTCTTACCACCGGCCCCCTCCCGCCGATGTTTCTCGCaccccatcgtcatcaaaaCGGTTCTCGAATATTGGCCCTAAACTCACGCTTTCCCCTCCCACGCTAATGTGGGaaaccaccatcacaccaAGCGTCTCTCCGCGGAACTCGATCCCGCTTTTCCCTGCCAGCCCACTGGATCAAAACCCTttctctcccccaccctTGACGTTTGCAGGGTGGGCTGCTTCGACCCTGGACACGGCAGCGCTGAGGGAGTTTATTTCCTATGTACCCCAAACTCCCATCTTGTTTCCCTATACGATCAGGGAAAATATCACGTATGGTCTACCTGACTCGTCGCCTTTGCTTACGGACGGAAATAATATCGAGACTGCCGCGCGGGAGGCGGGGATTCACGATTTTATCATCTCTCTTCCCCTGGGGTATGATACcttggttggggagggtgggcaGACGGTGAGCGGAGGACAGGCGCAGAGGTTGTGTATTGCGAGGGCGCTGGCGAGGAGGCCAaagctgttggtgttggatgaGCCGACCAGTGCGCTTGATGCGGAGGGGGCgcagggggtgaggggggttgttcaggatttggtggagggggggacagggagatggcggttgtggttgtgacGCATAGtaaggagatgatgagggttgcgggggaggtggtgatggttgagggggggttgtggttgaacGGGGGGTATGAGGAGTTGATCAGGAAGGGGGAAGTTTGCGAGCTTGGTTACggggggggtgtgggagccgaggagggggaagggaaggagggaagaggggggaggaggtgatgatggggggttgaggacgaggagggaggaggcatTGAGACGGTTGGAGGGGTTTAGTTTTCGgtgaggggggcggggggcggGGAAGTTCTTTTTTTATGAGGTATATGGGTTATGGCGTTTATGAGGGAGGGTATGATGGGATCGAGACGCGGAAATGGTATATACGATAGATTGGTACACAGAATTTTCACACTTGGCTGCAGCtggcttttttctttgtccaTTTCCCAGATTGTTAAGCGCATGTTTGTGTAGTTCAGTGTCCTTGTCGGTTCATTGTTCACAACTCTTCCGCGACCGTTCAAACCTCCGAGTCCAAGCCAAGGCCCTCCCAGATCGGACCTCCGGGGATAACATATGTCTGCACAAAACGAATCAGTGTTTTCTGGCCAAGAAATCATcatcccaacaaccaacttGGACGCACCGTCGTATTGACATTCTCCTCGGAGTAAATGTCAACAAAAACACTCTCGTCTGCCCCCTCTGCTCGTCAGCTCAAccctttccctttttccCTTCCCAATTCACAACTAGGTAACTCACCATCTTGATCATACGCCCCAGGGAAAACCTTCAGATACCCGCCcggcacctccccctccacccccttcccttccttcccccccgTCACCTCCAAGTGAGCACACTCGGGATAAAACTGAGGCCTGAACCCAACATGCAAACTGAGAATCTCATGTCTAA
Protein-coding regions in this window:
- the HST6 gene encoding ATP-dependent permease (EggNog:ENOG503NU2T; COG:Q) gives rise to the protein MISSSIPQSSSLNGYPAPTTERDGIAIKMEETPSEREKAGPVPTTRSTFATLLSFTRPKHIPLILLSFLTASFVAAGRTAYAIMLGKIFEIVSKWGAGTLTPNELVSQISQWSIYFVLLGLGVWLFSSIDIALWVVSGELRARTTREIMFGSLLRKTAGWYDLRGEGVWALLVQVQTQTRELQLATSQTLGFLVCDVLVFVACFIVAFSFSWKLTLVLLATGVPSAVILWALGRLLDPAIEGQKRELAEAAKHATAATTSIDVVKVYNAADQEAFQFISAIRRSAKYYSRQVLCNCGQMSYIKMWMIMLFVVGFYFAVVLVGRGDLTPGNALTTFYAALSAFKSIETLGPEWLILAKGMQAAQLLKNVAGEEANEELDKNNGWKKPSSCTGDIKMTNVSFAYPSNPTKTVLEPSTFHFPEGELTFVVGRSGSGKSTLGNLLLRFYEPTDGRITVDGHDVTTLDLEWLRRNVTLIQQSSILFNDSFAKNIAFGATEPDKVPPEAIQHACGMALLQSTITGMPDGINTQLGSGGHNLSGGQKQRLALARAKLRDPPVLILDEITSGLDPISRTMIMEAIRIWRKDRTTIIITHEVGHIGDDDFVYVMADGRVVQQGPSKEIAAEEDGLFGSFLASADDACSSRGSASTDSDVDIVYELSDDEPVQEASYGKFLRGALIDNPRMHSLGFFPRMSPTSRVSLRPQSMHIVTTMGREVQSSRIPIARLEEKPSVAESSASLDSLDKFFLEHLASKKDRKKGRTIEGHRLPSIGAILKTVWPTLDRRGRLQLIAGLLLCLVIAAGNPVFSFIFANLIGAFWLPEGLESAGSTWAGYLAIVAVVDASATFLGYFFLEKVAQKWVNALRAEAIRRILSQPKSWFDKANHSPNRITQCLDRNAEEMRKLVGMFLPIVLTVSLMILTSLVWALIIKWDLTLVALAGLPVAIAAARGNAAMSDKWESIANEAAAATSAIFNETFANIKVVRALTLERYFSDKHTKSAHSTYLLGYKRAGFVGIFYGFYQSIAFFLTALVFYYGAKILSTNSTTVTDVIKVINLILFSLGTSVMALSNVPQIAASKATATQILYYANLPHNSSHEAKGDRRVDSPLPVKMTNLRFAYPGSPKTEVLRSVNLEIQPGTCTAIVGSSGCGKSTIAALLLGLYEPLNDTIPSYHRPPPADVSRTPSSSKRFSNIGPKLTLSPPTLMWETTITPSVSPRNSIPLFPASPLDQNPFSPPPLTFAGWAASTLDTAALREFISYVPQTPILFPYTIRENITYGLPDSSPLLTDGNNIETAAREAGIHDFIISLPLGYDTLVGEGGQTVSGGQAQRLCIARALARRPKLLVLDEPTSALDAEGAQGVRGVVQDLVEGGTGRWRLWL